Proteins encoded together in one Chaetodon auriga isolate fChaAug3 chromosome 20, fChaAug3.hap1, whole genome shotgun sequence window:
- the vps25 gene encoding vacuolar protein-sorting-associated protein 25, with translation MSFEWPWQYNFPPFFTLQPNVDTRQKQLAAWCSLALSYCRHHKLYTLDVMEAQESPVFNNKKIERKLSMEAIQVVFEELRKKGNLEWLDKNKSRCLVMWRRPEEWGKLIYQWVSKNGMVNSVFTLYELSNGDDTEGEEFHGLEEWMLLRSLQALQTEGKAEVITMDDGKGVKFF, from the exons ATGAGTTTTGAGTGGCCCTGGCAATATAATTTCCCACCGTTTTTTAC GCTACAGCCCAATGTTGATACAAGACAGAAACAGCTGGCGGCATGGTGTTCCCTGGCTCTGTCTTACTGCCGGCATCACAAGCTCTACACCCTGGACGTCATGGAGGCTCAGGAAAGCCCCGTGTTCAACAACAAGAAGATAGAAC GAAAACTGTCAATGGAAGCGATTCAAGTTGTGTTTGAGGAATTGAGGAAAAAAG GGAACCTGGAATGGTTGGACAAAAACAAGTCTCGGTGTTTAGTCATGTGGAGACGACCGGAGGAATGGGGCAAGTTAATATACCAGTGG GTTTCCAAAAACGGGATGGTCAACTCTGTGTTCACGCTTTACGAGCTGTCCAACGGTGACGACACGGAGGGTGAAG AGTTCCACGGTTTAGAGGAGTGGATGCTGCTGCGCTCGTTGCAGGCGTTACAAACAGAAGGCAAAGCAGAGGTCATCACCATGGATGACGGGAAGGGCGTGAAATTCTTCTGA